A genomic stretch from Vulpes lagopus strain Blue_001 chromosome 11, ASM1834538v1, whole genome shotgun sequence includes:
- the CADM3 gene encoding cell adhesion molecule 3 isoform X2, which translates to MGARPALPLLLLLLACRGAPGGANLSQDDSQPWTSDETVVAGGTVVLKCQVKDHEDSSLQWSNPAQQTLYFGEKRALRDNRIQLVRSTPHELSISISNVALADEGEYTCSIFTMPVRTAKSLVTVLGIPQKPIITGYKSSLREKETTTLSCQSSGSKPAAQLTWRKGDQELHGEPTRVQEDPNGKTFTVSSSVTFQVSREDDGADIVCSVNHESLKGADRSTSQRIEVLYTPTAKIRPDPPHPREGQKLLLHCEGRGNPVPQQYLWEKEGSVPPLKMTQESALIFPFLNKSDSGTYGCTATSNMGSYKAYYTLNVNDPSPVPSSSSTYHAIIGGIVAFIVFLLLILLIFLGHYLIRHKGTYLTHEAKGSDDAPDADTAIINAEGGQSGGDDKKEYFI; encoded by the exons ATAGCCAGCCCTGGACGTCTGATGAGACGGTGGTGGCCGGTGGCACCGTGGTGCTCAAGTGCCAAGTGAAAGATCACGAGGACTCATCTCTGCAGTGGTCTAACCCTGCCCAGCAGACTCTCTACTTTGGAGAAAAGAGAG CCCTCCGCGACAATCGGATCCAGCTGGTCAGATCTACCCCCCACGAGctcagcatcagcatcagcaaCGTGGCCCTGGCGGACGAGGGCGAGTACACCTGTTCCATCTTTACCATGCCCGTGAGGACCGCCAAGTCCCTCGTCACTGTGCTCG GCATCCCGCAGAAGCCCATCATCACTGGCTACAAGTCATCATTACGGGAAAAGGAGACAACCACCCTGAGCTGTCAGTCTTCTGGGAGCAAACCTGCAGCCCAGCTCACCTGGCGGAAGGGCGACCAGGAACTCCATG GAGAACCGACCCGCGTTCAGGAAGATCCCAACGGTAAGACCTTCACCGTGAGCAGCTCAGTGACGTTCCAGGTCTCCCGGGAGGACGACGGGGCGGACATCGTATGCTCTGTGAACCACGAATCTCTCAAGGGGGCCGACAGATCCACCTCTCAACGCATCGAAGTTCTAT ACACACCGACGGCGAAGATCAGGCCAGACCCCCCACATCCCCGCGAAGGCCAGAAGCTGTTGCTACACTGTGAGGGTCGTGGCAATCCCGT CCCCCAGCAGTACCTGTGGGAGAAGGAGGGCAGCGTGCCCCCACTAAAGATGACCCAGGAGAGCGCCCTGATCTTCCCCTTCCTCAACAAGAGCGACAGCGGGACCTATGGCTGCACAGCCACCAGCAACATGGGCAGCTACAAGGCTTACTACACGCTCAACGTGAACG ACCCCAGCCCGGTGCCCTCGTCCTCCAGCACCTACCACGCCATCATCGGCGGGATCGTGGCGTTCATCGTCTTCCTGCTGCTCATCCTGCTCATCTTCCTCGGCCACTACTTGATCCGGCACAAAG GAACCTACCTGACACACGAGGCCAAAGGCTCCGACGACGCCCCAGACGCAGACACGGCCATCATCAATGCAGAAGGCGGGCAGTCGGGCGGGGACGACAAGAAGGAATATTTCATCTAG
- the ACKR1 gene encoding atypical chemokine receptor 1, with the protein MGNCLQQQAADEASTDLIFKDDIWDDFNESYELNYNYSGMDAAAPCRSCGLLDASSLPFFIVASALGILAGGVVLFALLRPLFHWQVCADRPVLVQLAMGSTLFSVVVPILAPGLNSVQSAALCHLAHLVWYSSALAQALLIGCHACLGPKLRASRVPHLTLRLSVGLWAVAVLLGLPVTLASDTSRGFCSLSFSKGYRSLQILHVLACFAFFTVLPLGLLGAKALTKTLGRWPCPWVNVLWAWFVFWWPHGVTQGLDFLVRSKTLVLSTCLAQQALDLLQHLAEALAILHCVATPLLLALFYHQAARTTLPSLPLPVRQPSPLHTQGGKS; encoded by the exons ATGGGGAACTGTCTGCAGCAGCAG GCGGCGGATGAGGCCTCTACGGACCTCATCTTCAAGGACGACATCTGGGATGACTTTAATGAGTCTTACGAGCTGAACTACAACTACAGCGGCATGGACGCCGCTGCCCCCTGCCGCTCCTGTGGCCTCCTGGACGCCTCCTCGCTGCCCTTCTTCATCGTCGCCAGCGCCCTGGGCATCCTCGCCGGGGGAGTGGTCCTCTTCGCGCTCCTCAGGCCTCTCTTCCACTGGCAGGTCTGCGCCGACCGGCCCGTCCTGGTGCAGCTGGCCATGGGCAGCACTCTCTTCAGTGTGGTGGTGCCCATCCTGGCGCCGGGCCTGAACAGCGTCCAGAGCGCAGCCCTGTGCCACCTGGCCCACCTGGTCTGGTACAGCTCGGCCTTGGCCCAGGCTCTGCTGATAGGGTGCCATGCCTGCCTGGGCCCCAAGTTGCGTGCCAGCCGGGTCCCACACCTCACCCTGAGGCTCAGTGTGGGCCTCTGGGCCGTGGCTGTCCTCCTGGGGCTGCCGGTCACCCTAGCCAGTGACACTTCCCGCGGATTCTGCTCCCTGTCCTTCAGCAAGGGCTACCGGTCTCTGCAGATCTTGCATGTTCTGGCCTGTTTTGCCTTCTTCACCGTGTTGCCACTAGGTTTGTTAGGAGCCAAGGCACTGACAAAGACGTTGGGCAGGTGGCCCTGTCCCTGGGTTAATGTCCTGTGGGCCTGGTTTGTTTTCTGGTGGCCTCAcggggtgactcaggggttggaCTTTCTGGTGAGGTCCAAGACCTTGGTACTGTCCACATGCCTGGCCCAACAGGCCCTGGACCTGCTGCAGCACCTGGCAGAAGCCCTGGCCATCCTGCACTGTGTGGCCACACCCCTGCTCCTGGCCCTGTTCTACCACCAGGCCGCTCGCACaaccctgccctccctgcctctcccggTAAGACAGCCCTCTCCTCTGCACACCCAGGGAGGCAAGTCCTAG